In the genome of Candidatus Goldiibacteriota bacterium HGW-Goldbacteria-1, one region contains:
- a CDS encoding ferredoxin has translation MENNKVSIKVNGKDYTVEKGLTIVKACKKIGIDIPTLCYLEDVSKNASCGICVVEIKGAKSLIRSCITEVTQGMEILTSSPKVMEARRTNLELILANHPDDCLNCARNGNCELQAMSYTLGIDGTSRFVKTKNDEPFDETSPSLIRDPNKCILCGRCVTVCADMQTVYAIDFSKRGLKTKVSTYMEKGLGNIACTNCGQCAIVCPTGAIVEKDDTRAVWKELQDPEKVVLVQTAPAIRVGIGEAMGMGEGALVTGQMVSALRRLGFSKVFDTDFAADLTILEEGHELIKRLTKGGTLPMMTSCSPGWIKFFEHFYPEQLAHLSTCKSPQQMFGALAKSFYAQKMGIDPRKVVVVSIMPCTAKKYEAKREEMAGALNFWKDKMELSKDDKFYDIDYVLTTRELARMFKQAGVHFSTLPEEEFDSPLGASTGAAVIFGATGGVMEAAVRTAYEVVVGKPLPSLDLKVVRGFEGIKEAELDLNGTKIKVAVAHTLGNARKLLDQIKDGKSPYAFIEVMTCPGGCLGGGGQPIPTTWEIRQKRADSIYAEDRKKGLRKSHDNPEVKALYDEFLKEPLGHLSHELLHTHYVKRGIFV, from the coding sequence ATGGAAAACAACAAAGTATCAATTAAAGTAAACGGCAAAGATTATACTGTGGAAAAGGGGCTTACAATTGTTAAAGCCTGTAAGAAAATAGGAATTGATATTCCCACATTATGCTATCTTGAAGATGTTTCAAAGAACGCGTCATGCGGAATCTGCGTGGTAGAAATTAAGGGCGCCAAATCCCTTATCAGGTCATGCATTACCGAAGTGACACAGGGCATGGAAATTCTGACATCAAGCCCCAAGGTAATGGAAGCGCGCAGGACAAATCTGGAACTTATTCTTGCTAACCATCCGGATGACTGTTTAAACTGCGCAAGGAATGGGAATTGTGAACTTCAGGCTATGTCATACACGCTTGGAATAGACGGCACAAGCAGGTTTGTTAAAACAAAAAATGACGAACCTTTTGACGAGACTTCTCCGTCATTAATCAGGGATCCCAATAAATGCATCCTTTGCGGAAGGTGTGTGACAGTATGCGCGGATATGCAGACTGTTTATGCTATTGATTTTTCAAAGAGGGGCTTAAAAACAAAAGTTTCAACGTATATGGAAAAAGGCCTTGGAAATATAGCATGCACAAACTGCGGCCAGTGCGCCATTGTATGCCCAACCGGCGCCATTGTTGAAAAAGACGATACGCGCGCGGTATGGAAAGAACTGCAGGATCCGGAAAAAGTTGTTCTGGTACAGACGGCTCCCGCTATCAGGGTTGGTATCGGCGAGGCAATGGGAATGGGCGAAGGCGCCCTTGTAACGGGACAGATGGTATCCGCATTGCGCAGGCTGGGTTTCAGCAAGGTATTTGACACGGATTTTGCGGCCGATTTAACCATCCTTGAAGAAGGCCACGAGCTTATTAAAAGGCTTACAAAAGGCGGCACACTTCCTATGATGACATCATGCTCGCCGGGATGGATAAAATTCTTTGAACATTTTTATCCGGAGCAGCTTGCGCACTTGTCAACATGCAAATCGCCGCAGCAGATGTTTGGCGCGCTTGCGAAAAGTTTTTACGCGCAGAAGATGGGGATTGACCCAAGAAAAGTTGTGGTTGTATCAATAATGCCGTGCACGGCCAAGAAGTATGAAGCCAAAAGGGAAGAAATGGCAGGCGCGCTTAATTTCTGGAAGGATAAAATGGAACTTTCAAAAGATGATAAATTTTATGATATCGATTATGTCCTTACCACAAGGGAGCTTGCAAGAATGTTTAAGCAGGCAGGGGTGCATTTTTCCACGCTTCCCGAAGAGGAATTTGATTCGCCCCTTGGCGCTTCAACAGGTGCCGCGGTTATATTCGGCGCGACAGGCGGCGTAATGGAAGCGGCAGTAAGGACCGCGTATGAAGTTGTGGTGGGTAAACCGCTGCCAAGCCTTGATCTTAAAGTTGTCAGGGGTTTTGAAGGTATAAAGGAAGCGGAACTTGATTTAAACGGAACAAAGATTAAAGTGGCTGTGGCGCATACGCTTGGAAATGCCAGAAAACTTCTTGACCAGATAAAGGACGGCAAATCGCCTTACGCGTTTATTGAAGTTATGACATGCCCCGGCGGATGCTTGGGCGGCGGCGGACAGCCGATACCAACCACCTGGGAGATAAGGCAGAAAAGGGCGGATTCAATTTATGCCGAAGACAGGAAAAAGGGTTTAAGAAAATCACATGATAACCCCGAAGTAAAAGCGCTGTATGACGAGTTCCTAAAAGAACCGCTTGGGCACCTGTCGCATGAACTGCTTCACACCCATTACGTAAAAAGGGGAATATTTGTTTAA
- a CDS encoding NAD(P)H-dependent oxidoreductase subunit E, whose amino-acid sequence MTIGKQVIELDSNLQSFIEKWKDRPGSEIMILHKVQEIYGYVPREVAMEVSRTIGIPLAKIYGIITFYHLFKLKKPGKNQISVCMGTACYLKGGNDIITELEQLLDVGVNATSPDGLFSLELVRCVGCCGLAPVMLVNGKVYGNLKKNQLAGIFAEFRPEEAK is encoded by the coding sequence ATGACGATAGGGAAACAAGTGATAGAACTTGATTCAAATCTTCAAAGTTTCATTGAAAAATGGAAAGACAGGCCGGGCAGCGAAATCATGATACTGCATAAAGTTCAGGAGATTTACGGCTATGTCCCCAGGGAAGTTGCAATGGAAGTTTCCAGAACAATCGGGATTCCGCTTGCAAAGATTTATGGAATTATAACTTTTTATCACCTGTTCAAACTGAAAAAACCGGGCAAGAATCAGATTTCGGTATGCATGGGTACGGCGTGTTATTTAAAGGGCGGCAATGACATCATCACTGAACTTGAACAGCTGCTTGATGTTGGTGTTAACGCCACCAGCCCGGACGGGCTTTTTTCGCTTGAACTGGTACGCTGCGTGGGATGCTGCGGGCTTGCGCCTGTTATGCTTGTAAACGGGAAAGTATACGGCAATCTTAAGAAGAATCAGCTTGCCGGAATATTCGCGGAATTCAGACCGGAGGAGGCAAAATAA
- a CDS encoding 2Fe-2S ferredoxin has translation MAKMEKGDLAKFRNTYKNESKGEIMISMGTCGIAAGASDVFKEMEETLKANGITNVKLEKTGCLGMCFCEPNLAVRVEGMPEIFYGNVDETVAHSIITEHVMKKQILKSNVIFMPTKDTGKNIFKAAEADK, from the coding sequence ATGGCTAAAATGGAAAAAGGCGACCTTGCTAAATTCAGGAACACTTATAAAAATGAAAGCAAAGGCGAAATAATGATATCTATGGGAACCTGCGGAATAGCGGCGGGCGCTTCGGATGTATTTAAAGAAATGGAAGAGACATTAAAAGCAAACGGAATCACAAATGTAAAGCTGGAAAAAACAGGGTGCCTTGGAATGTGTTTCTGCGAACCTAACCTTGCGGTAAGGGTTGAAGGCATGCCGGAAATATTTTACGGCAATGTGGATGAAACGGTTGCCCATTCAATAATAACCGAACATGTAATGAAAAAACAGATTTTGAAAAGCAACGTGATATTCATGCCGACAAAGGATACAGGCAAGAATATATTCAAAGCAGCGGAGGCCGACAAATGA
- a CDS encoding NADH-quinone oxidoreductase subunit NuoF, whose translation MNRKYFFIWEPEKTKQNQMYNAFSKVINEKGLQEKTEVIKSLFLGLTADKPIVRIMPEGTIYKGFTEADVEGIVENALNGKTSNFLFDCGNKNSGVPEADQQSKQFKIVLRNVGYINPESIDDYIRRGGYSGVEKAIFEMTPDKLITEVKASGLRGRGGAGFPTGLKWELTRREKDPVKYVICNADEGDPGAYMDRSIMEGDPHNLIEGMILGGYAIGSSQGYIYIRAEYPLAIERLEKALAAAREKGLLGNNILGSDFSFDIELRWGAGAFVCGEETALIASVEGKRGNPRPRPPFPSVSGLWNKPTFINNVETWANIPVIAEKGGAWFASIGTEKSKGTKVFAVTGKVRNPGLVEVPMGTTIREIVYDICGGISGDKKYKAVQTGGPSGGVIPEQFLDMQVDYETLQSIGSIMGSGGLIVMDEDDCMVDVNKFYLQFSVDESCGKCSPCRIGGKQILEILEKITKGNGEVKDIEKINSISMAMQKASLCALGQTTPNPVLSSLKYFNDEYMTHIKDKKCPTGKCKDLVQYTIISDKCIGCGLCAQKCPVTCISGEKRKPYLIDQSKCIKCGECFAVCKFSAVSRG comes from the coding sequence ATGAACAGGAAATATTTTTTTATATGGGAACCTGAAAAGACAAAACAAAATCAGATGTATAACGCTTTTTCAAAGGTAATCAATGAAAAAGGATTACAGGAAAAAACAGAAGTGATAAAAAGCCTGTTTTTAGGGCTTACGGCGGACAAACCGATAGTAAGAATTATGCCTGAAGGCACAATTTATAAAGGGTTCACGGAAGCTGATGTAGAAGGTATTGTAGAGAATGCGCTTAACGGAAAAACCAGTAATTTTTTATTTGACTGCGGAAACAAAAATTCCGGCGTACCTGAAGCTGACCAGCAGAGCAAACAGTTTAAAATAGTATTAAGAAACGTGGGTTATATTAACCCTGAATCAATAGACGATTATATCCGGCGCGGCGGATACAGCGGCGTGGAAAAAGCAATATTTGAAATGACGCCGGACAAACTTATAACGGAAGTTAAGGCTTCCGGTTTAAGGGGGCGCGGCGGCGCGGGTTTCCCGACAGGATTAAAGTGGGAACTTACAAGGCGTGAAAAAGACCCTGTTAAGTATGTAATCTGTAACGCGGACGAAGGTGACCCGGGCGCGTACATGGATAGAAGCATAATGGAAGGCGACCCGCACAATCTTATAGAAGGAATGATACTTGGCGGCTATGCAATCGGCAGCAGCCAGGGATACATTTATATCAGGGCGGAATACCCGCTTGCAATTGAAAGGCTTGAAAAAGCCCTTGCAGCAGCAAGGGAAAAAGGGCTTCTTGGAAATAATATCCTTGGTTCTGACTTCAGTTTTGATATTGAATTAAGATGGGGCGCTGGAGCGTTTGTATGCGGCGAAGAAACCGCTTTAATCGCATCTGTGGAAGGCAAAAGGGGAAACCCAAGGCCAAGGCCGCCGTTTCCTTCAGTTTCAGGGCTTTGGAACAAACCAACATTTATAAATAATGTTGAAACATGGGCAAACATTCCCGTTATTGCCGAAAAAGGCGGGGCTTGGTTCGCGTCTATCGGGACGGAAAAGTCCAAAGGCACCAAGGTATTTGCCGTTACAGGAAAAGTAAGAAACCCGGGGCTTGTGGAAGTTCCCATGGGCACAACCATAAGGGAAATAGTTTATGACATCTGCGGCGGAATAAGCGGCGATAAGAAATACAAAGCTGTTCAGACCGGCGGGCCTTCCGGCGGCGTTATTCCGGAACAGTTCCTTGACATGCAGGTGGACTACGAGACGCTGCAGTCAATCGGCTCAATCATGGGTTCCGGCGGGCTTATCGTAATGGACGAAGATGACTGTATGGTGGACGTAAATAAGTTCTATCTTCAGTTCTCTGTTGATGAATCCTGCGGAAAATGTTCGCCCTGCAGAATTGGCGGCAAGCAGATTCTTGAAATTCTGGAAAAGATAACAAAAGGAAACGGAGAAGTAAAAGATATTGAAAAAATTAACAGCATAAGCATGGCGATGCAGAAGGCCTCATTATGCGCCCTTGGGCAGACCACGCCGAATCCGGTGCTGTCTTCGCTGAAATATTTCAATGATGAATATATGACACATATTAAAGACAAAAAATGCCCAACAGGCAAATGTAAAGACCTTGTACAATACACCATCATCAGCGATAAGTGCATTGGCTGCGGGCTTTGCGCGCAGAAATGCCCTGTAACCTGTATAAGCGGTGAAAAGAGAAAGCCATACCTGATAGACCAGTCAAAATGCATAAAGTGCGGCGAGTGCTTCGCGGTATGCAAATTCAGCGCCGTGAGCAGAGGCTAA